From a region of the Hemibagrus wyckioides isolate EC202008001 linkage group LG06, SWU_Hwy_1.0, whole genome shotgun sequence genome:
- the LOC131354621 gene encoding nuclear receptor coactivator 7 isoform X3, whose protein sequence is MEKKEKRPSYFARLKKRRQLKQGQSERSMAKENQSDTDLKGSVICEPALTTQPDEKKRESEKHSKAERTLSGESVDNYKSNEQAKKEKQKPPGTVEYTVSSKDTLNSIALQFNITPNKLVQLNRLFSRSVVPGQKLFVPDVGQSETAKGLTDSVNTAPSEKQLQDDKSSRLRHRELSPPSEDESPVKFLKMSCKYFTDGMGVVGGVMIVTPNNIMFDPHKSDPLVIEHGCEEYGLICPMEEVLSVALYDDVSRMQLKDALPSDIPQDLCPLYRPGEWVELPSEQDLNPFSRYEALSKPSCPIVLDDIETTTVCPPADKSPSDEGFTELELLQNDSGTENGSTETSRSRPETANTTCLSLEEASLQDLSDSVETKMSMLVLTDQTVEAVGSCDADQVEDEDEGLHNRSTDENVESVLDGDKNDTLYTGTEPTEKEHVVTVVEEMKDVEGLNNDKILIHDSPKVEKAVTKDQKRIVSSGDVIGDSGPSYGDDKETMKRPNTDEELHKKEEDLQNNETEMSWLMKRMQGPIEDMLLSAEEKSKKPPMFLCFKVGKPMKKSFATGRTSSPTHFFGTRGKPPEYWFAVPQERVDHLYSFFIQWSPDAYGKDAQEQGFVVVEKDELNMIDNFFSDPVPRNWEIITMNEAKRRQSFGSFEDEEPLDLLSVLTDPSTLLEDTHIEKLAARLPARVQGYPWRLAYSTVVHGTSLKTLYRNLGELDCPVLLVIKDMNDQVFGVFSTHPFRVSEHYYGTGETFVYTFSPEIKVFRWTGENSYFVKGNLDSLQIGGGGGHIGLWLDADLYHGTTSKCSTFNNQPLSSQQDFTVQNLEVWAFE, encoded by the exons tGGACAACTACAAATCCAATGAACAGGccaagaaagagaaacaaaagcCTCCAggcactgtagagtacaca GTTAGTTCTAAGGACACCTTAAACAGCATTGCACTGCAGTTCAATATCACCCCAAATAAACTAGTACAGCTGAACCGTCTCTTCTCTCGCAGTGTGGTTCCAGGACAG AAACTCTTTGTCCCTGATGTGGGGCAGTCAGAAACGGCCAAGGGTTTGACAGATTCTGTGAACACGGCACCCTCAGAAAAACAGTTACAG GATGACAAATCAAGCAGGCTGAGGCACCGGGAACTCTCTCCTCCATCTGAGGATGAGAGCCCGGTCAAATTCCTTAAGATGAGCTGCAAGTACTTCACTGATGGCATG GGagttgttggtggtgtgatgattgtgACGCCCAATAACATAATGTTTGACCCTCACAAGTCGGATCCTCTAGTGATCGAGCACGGCTGTGAGGAGTACGGCCTCATCTGCCCCATGGAGGAGGTGCTATCCGTGGCTCTGTATGACGACGTGTCCCGTATGCAGCTCAAGGATGCTCTGCCTTC TGACATACCTCAGGATCTGTGTCCATTATACAGGCCAGGTGAGTGGGTGGAACTTCCATCTGAACAGGATCTGAACCCCTTTAGCCGCTACGAGGCCCTCAGCAAACCCAGCTGCCCGATCGTATTAGATGACATTGAGACGACGACTGTTTGCCCCCCCGCTGACAAGTCACCATCCGATGAAGGCTTCACTGAGCTTGAGCTGTTACAGAATGACTCAGGAACCGAGAACGGAAGCACTGAAACTTCTCGCAGCAGGCCTGAGACTGCCAACACTACCTGCCTGAGTCTGGAAGAGGCATCCTTACAAGATCTGAGTGATTCTGTGGAAACAAAGATGAGTATGCTGGTCCTAACAGACCAGACAGTTGAGGCAGTGGGGTCATGTGATGCAGATCAAGtagaggatgaagatgaaggcCTTCATAATCGTTCCACAGATGAGAACGTAGAGTCGGTCTTAGATGGGGACAAAAAcgacacactgtacactggaacAGAGCCTACTGAAAAGGAACACGTGGTTACTGTAGTCGAGGAGATGAAAGATGTGGAGGGCTTAAATAATGATAAGATACTTATTCATGATTCTCCAAAAGTGGAAAAAGCAGTAACTAAGGACCAAAAAAGAATTGTGAGCTCTGGTGATGTGATTGGGGACTCTGGACCAAGTTATGGAGATGATAAGGAGACAATGAAGAGACCAAATACAGATGAAGAACTGCACAAGAAGGAGGAAGATCTGCAGAACAATGAAACGGAGATGTCATGGCTGATGAAACGGATGCAGGGTCCAATCGAAG ATATGCTACTGTCTGCAGAAGAGAAAAGCAAGAAACCACCCATGTTCCTCTGCTTCAAAGTGGGGAAGCCCATGAAGAAATCCTTTGCCACCGGTCGAACCTCTAGCCCCACTCACTTTTTTGGGACCAGAGGGAAACCCCCAGAGTACTGGTTTGCGGTACCACAAGAAAg GGTGGACCATCTCTACTCATTCTTCATTCAGTGGTCTCCTGATGCCTATGGGAAAGACGCACAGGAGCAGGGCTTTGTAGTCGTAGAAAAGGATGAACTTAACATGATTGATAACTTCTTCAGTGACCCAGTGCCCAGAAATTGGGAG ATCATCACCATGAATGAAGCAAAGAGGAGGCAAAGTTTTGGCAGTTTTGAGGATGAGGAACCACTGGACCTACTGTCTGTTTTGACTGACCCCAGCACCTTATTGGAAGACACACACATTGAGAAG TTGGCTGCTCGACTTCCAGCTAGGGTTCAGGGTTACCCGTGGAGGCTGGCCTACAGTACAGTGGTGCATGGAACCAGCTTGAAGACTCTGTACAGGAACCTGGGGGAGCTGGACTGCCCTGTGCTGCTGGTCATCAAAGACATGAAcgatcag gtTTTTGGAGTTTTCTCTACTCACCCATTCAGAGTTAGTGAGCACTATTATGGCACTGGCGAGACCTTCGTCTATACCTTCAGCCCTGAAATTAAG GTCTTCCGCTGGACCGGTGAAAACTCCTACTTTGTAAAGGGAAACTTGGACTCTCTTCAGATCGGAGGTGGAGG GGGTCATATCGGCCTGTGGCTGGACGCTGACCTGTATCATGGGACCACCTCCAAATGCTCCACTTTTAACAACCAACCATTGTCATCACAACAAgacttcactgtccaaaatcTGGAGGTCTGGGCCTTTGAGTAA
- the LOC131354621 gene encoding nuclear receptor coactivator 7 isoform X4 produces the protein MEKKEKRPSYFARLKKRRQLKQGQSERSMAKENQSDTDLKGSVICEPALTTQPDEKKRESEKHSKAERTLSGESVDNYKSNEQAKKEKQKPPGTVEYTVSSKDTLNSIALQFNITPNKLVQLNRLFSRSVVPGQKLFVPDVGQSETAKGLTDSVNTAPSEKQLQDDKSSRLRHRELSPPSEDESPVKFLKMSCKYFTDGMGVVGGVMIVTPNNIMFDPHKSDPLVIEHGCEEYGLICPMEEVLSVALYDDVSRMQLKDALPSPGEWVELPSEQDLNPFSRYEALSKPSCPIVLDDIETTTVCPPADKSPSDEGFTELELLQNDSGTENGSTETSRSRPETANTTCLSLEEASLQDLSDSVETKMSMLVLTDQTVEAVGSCDADQVEDEDEGLHNRSTDENVESVLDGDKNDTLYTGTEPTEKEHVVTVVEEMKDVEGLNNDKILIHDSPKVEKAVTKDQKRIVSSGDVIGDSGPSYGDDKETMKRPNTDEELHKKEEDLQNNETEMSWLMKRMQGPIEDMLLSAEEKSKKPPMFLCFKVGKPMKKSFATGRTSSPTHFFGTRGKPPEYWFAVPQERVDHLYSFFIQWSPDAYGKDAQEQGFVVVEKDELNMIDNFFSDPVPRNWEIITMNEAKRRQSFGSFEDEEPLDLLSVLTDPSTLLEDTHIEKLAARLPARVQGYPWRLAYSTVVHGTSLKTLYRNLGELDCPVLLVIKDMNDQVFGVFSTHPFRVSEHYYGTGETFVYTFSPEIKVFRWTGENSYFVKGNLDSLQIGGGGGHIGLWLDADLYHGTTSKCSTFNNQPLSSQQDFTVQNLEVWAFE, from the exons tGGACAACTACAAATCCAATGAACAGGccaagaaagagaaacaaaagcCTCCAggcactgtagagtacaca GTTAGTTCTAAGGACACCTTAAACAGCATTGCACTGCAGTTCAATATCACCCCAAATAAACTAGTACAGCTGAACCGTCTCTTCTCTCGCAGTGTGGTTCCAGGACAG AAACTCTTTGTCCCTGATGTGGGGCAGTCAGAAACGGCCAAGGGTTTGACAGATTCTGTGAACACGGCACCCTCAGAAAAACAGTTACAG GATGACAAATCAAGCAGGCTGAGGCACCGGGAACTCTCTCCTCCATCTGAGGATGAGAGCCCGGTCAAATTCCTTAAGATGAGCTGCAAGTACTTCACTGATGGCATG GGagttgttggtggtgtgatgattgtgACGCCCAATAACATAATGTTTGACCCTCACAAGTCGGATCCTCTAGTGATCGAGCACGGCTGTGAGGAGTACGGCCTCATCTGCCCCATGGAGGAGGTGCTATCCGTGGCTCTGTATGACGACGTGTCCCGTATGCAGCTCAAGGATGCTCTGCCTTC GCCAGGTGAGTGGGTGGAACTTCCATCTGAACAGGATCTGAACCCCTTTAGCCGCTACGAGGCCCTCAGCAAACCCAGCTGCCCGATCGTATTAGATGACATTGAGACGACGACTGTTTGCCCCCCCGCTGACAAGTCACCATCCGATGAAGGCTTCACTGAGCTTGAGCTGTTACAGAATGACTCAGGAACCGAGAACGGAAGCACTGAAACTTCTCGCAGCAGGCCTGAGACTGCCAACACTACCTGCCTGAGTCTGGAAGAGGCATCCTTACAAGATCTGAGTGATTCTGTGGAAACAAAGATGAGTATGCTGGTCCTAACAGACCAGACAGTTGAGGCAGTGGGGTCATGTGATGCAGATCAAGtagaggatgaagatgaaggcCTTCATAATCGTTCCACAGATGAGAACGTAGAGTCGGTCTTAGATGGGGACAAAAAcgacacactgtacactggaacAGAGCCTACTGAAAAGGAACACGTGGTTACTGTAGTCGAGGAGATGAAAGATGTGGAGGGCTTAAATAATGATAAGATACTTATTCATGATTCTCCAAAAGTGGAAAAAGCAGTAACTAAGGACCAAAAAAGAATTGTGAGCTCTGGTGATGTGATTGGGGACTCTGGACCAAGTTATGGAGATGATAAGGAGACAATGAAGAGACCAAATACAGATGAAGAACTGCACAAGAAGGAGGAAGATCTGCAGAACAATGAAACGGAGATGTCATGGCTGATGAAACGGATGCAGGGTCCAATCGAAG ATATGCTACTGTCTGCAGAAGAGAAAAGCAAGAAACCACCCATGTTCCTCTGCTTCAAAGTGGGGAAGCCCATGAAGAAATCCTTTGCCACCGGTCGAACCTCTAGCCCCACTCACTTTTTTGGGACCAGAGGGAAACCCCCAGAGTACTGGTTTGCGGTACCACAAGAAAg GGTGGACCATCTCTACTCATTCTTCATTCAGTGGTCTCCTGATGCCTATGGGAAAGACGCACAGGAGCAGGGCTTTGTAGTCGTAGAAAAGGATGAACTTAACATGATTGATAACTTCTTCAGTGACCCAGTGCCCAGAAATTGGGAG ATCATCACCATGAATGAAGCAAAGAGGAGGCAAAGTTTTGGCAGTTTTGAGGATGAGGAACCACTGGACCTACTGTCTGTTTTGACTGACCCCAGCACCTTATTGGAAGACACACACATTGAGAAG TTGGCTGCTCGACTTCCAGCTAGGGTTCAGGGTTACCCGTGGAGGCTGGCCTACAGTACAGTGGTGCATGGAACCAGCTTGAAGACTCTGTACAGGAACCTGGGGGAGCTGGACTGCCCTGTGCTGCTGGTCATCAAAGACATGAAcgatcag gtTTTTGGAGTTTTCTCTACTCACCCATTCAGAGTTAGTGAGCACTATTATGGCACTGGCGAGACCTTCGTCTATACCTTCAGCCCTGAAATTAAG GTCTTCCGCTGGACCGGTGAAAACTCCTACTTTGTAAAGGGAAACTTGGACTCTCTTCAGATCGGAGGTGGAGG GGGTCATATCGGCCTGTGGCTGGACGCTGACCTGTATCATGGGACCACCTCCAAATGCTCCACTTTTAACAACCAACCATTGTCATCACAACAAgacttcactgtccaaaatcTGGAGGTCTGGGCCTTTGAGTAA
- the irf4l gene encoding interferon regulatory factor 4, which translates to MAGISGNGKLRQWLIEQVDGGKYPGLVWEDREKSTFRIPWKHAGKQDYNREEDAALFKAWALFKGKYREGIDKPDPPTWKTRLRCALNKSNDFEELVERSQLDTSEPYKVYRVIPEGTKRVSCERTSTITSSHSFPLYPAYTSLQSQVSNFLSPAEKGWRDLPEQPQFPDFYYPYSPNSYTASWDPVGYQINNSFYSCSGFDPSSSTFNFEQSMRSAAFSDPRLQVSVFSGDSLIREVTVCSTEGCRLAPYEENQNYGGPELVQLPQFEDTELERGVLIWMAPDGLCARRLCNARVYWELMPNTNGEKPNKLERNQTSKLLDIQQFMAELQGYYLQARPPPCFQVLLYFEQCHDVHAHRRPLTVQVEPLFARQLFILSQQSSTHHMRAPDTSPLMWEQMPPSQQNIYTGSSHQHDTLQD; encoded by the exons ATGGCTGGAATCTCGGGTAACGGGAAGCTTCGTCAGTGGCTAATTGAGCAGGTGGACGGGGGGAAATACCCCGGGCTCGTGTGGGAGGACCGGGAGAAGAGCACGTTCCGTATTCCGTGGAAACACGCCGGCAAACAGGATTATAACCGCGAGGAAGACGCGGCGCTCTTCAAG GCCTGGGCGCTGTTTAAAGGCAAATATCGCGAAGGCATCGATAAACCGGATCCCCCGACATGGAAAACGCGCCTCCGTTGCGCGCTCAACAAAAGCAACGACTTCGAGGAGCTGGTGGAAAGAAGTCAGCTGGACACCTCCGAGCCCTATAAAGTTTACAGAGTCATCCCAGAGGGCACCAAGAGAG TGTCCTGTGAGAGGACGTCCACAATAACAAGCTCTCACAGCTTCCCACTGTACCCAGCATACACATCTCTGCAGAGTCAG GTTTCTAACTTCCTGTCTCCAGCTGAGAAAGGATGGAGAGATTTACCAGAACAACCTCAATTTCCAGATTTCTATTATCCCTACAGTCCAAACTCGTACACCGCGTCCTGGgacccag TTGGTTATCAGATCAACAACTCATTCTACAGCTGCAGTGGTTTTGACCCTTCATCATCTACCTTTAACTTTGAGCAAAGCATGAGATCTGCAGCTTTCTCTG ATCCCAGACTGCAGGTGTCTGTATTCAGTGGGGATTCTCTGATCAGGGAGGTGACGGTGTGCAGCACAGAGGGCTGCAGGTTGGCTCCTTATGAAGAGAACCAGAATTACGGAGGCCCTGAACTGGTGCAGCTTCCTCAGTTTGAAGACACAGAGCTGGAGCGTGGTGTATTGATATGGATGGCTCCTGATGGACTGTGTGCCCGGAGGCTCTGCAATGCCAGGGTCTATTGGGAGCTAATGCCCAACACCAACGGGGAAAAACCTAATAAACTGGAAAGGAACCAAACCAGCAAActcctggacatccagcagttcatgGCAG AGCTACAAGGCTATTATCTACAGGCACGGCCTCCTCCTTGTTTCCAGGTGCTTTTGTATTTTGAGCAGTGCCATGATGTCCACGCTCACAGGAGGCCCTTAACAGTGCAG GTGGAGCCACTGTTTGCTCGCCAGTTGTTCATTCTGAGTCAGCAGAGCAGCACACACCACATGAGGGCCCCTGATACCTCCCCACTGATGTGGGAACAGATGCCTCCTTCTCAGCAGAACATCTACACAGGGAGCTCCCATCAGCATGACACCCTGCAAGACTAA